A single Dunckerocampus dactyliophorus isolate RoL2022-P2 chromosome 2, RoL_Ddac_1.1, whole genome shotgun sequence DNA region contains:
- the LOC129177312 gene encoding acyl-coenzyme A thioesterase 2, mitochondrial-like has product MSPQVRLMLLPSARCLFDEPIQVKVDGLRPRQVVTMRAKAKDERGVVFQSSAIYRADMGGAVDLQRDPALCGSYVGVEPMGLLWSMKADMPHKYFHWSLALNPHMVKFSVHDGVAEDDEEGGALAEATNERCLIADGVSRVVVKQGTFSGVLFTPPGEGPFPGVLDLCTFMSEKRASLLANKGFMVLTIAVFNDKPVNIKHLNLDYFEEAVQFLQQQPKVGGKGIGVISRSKGGDIGLSLSSFTSGVEAVVWINGCSANIGFPLHYKNREVLSVLGSNVSKLLPTPSGASIVKFAVGDPETKENQGSVVPIEKAKAHFLFVASEDDLNWDSKAFMEGMAQRLKREGKKNFETVCYPRAGHLLEPPYGPYCHAGLHGMLRAPVLWGGEPKAHIDAEVHLWKKIENFFRTRLTSKL; this is encoded by the exons ATGTCTCCTCAAGTCCGACTCATGCTGCTTCCCAGCGCCAGGTGTTTGTTTGACGAGCCCATCCAGGTGAAGGTGGACGGCCTGAGGCCCAGGCAGGTGGTCACCATGAGGGCAAAGGCGAAAGACGAGAGAGGGGTGGTCTTCCAATCCTCGGCCATCTACAGAGCCGACATGGGGGGTGCGGTCGACTTGCAGAGGGACCCGGCTCTGTGTGGGAGCTACGTGGGCGTGGAGCCCATGGGCCTGCTATGGTCCATGAAGGCCGACATGCCGCATAAATACTTCCACTGGAGCCTGGCGCTGAATCCTCACATGGTCAAGTTCTCTGTGCATGACGGCGTAGCAGAGGACGATGAGGAGGGTGGGGCTCTAGCAGAGGCAACCAATGAGAGGTGTCTAATTGCGGACGGGGTCAGCCGGGTTGTCGTCAAACAGGGGACATTTAGTGGTGTTTTGTTCACTCCTCCAG GCGAAGGTCCCTTCCCGGGTGTGCTGGATTTGTGCACCTTCATGTCTGAGAAGCGAGCCAGTCTGTTGGCCAACAAAGGCTTCATGGTTCTGACCATTGCTGTGTTCAACGACAAACCCGTCAACATCAAACACTTAAACCTGGATTACTTTGAGGAAGCCGTCCAATTCTTACAACAACAACCCAAG GTGGGCGGTAAAGGAATCGGTGTGATATCGAGGTCCAAAGGAGGAGACATCGGTCTGTCGCTGTCGTCTTTTACCTCCGGCGTGGAGGCAGTGGTCTGGATCAATGGCTGCAGCGCAAACATTGGCTTTCCTCTCCACTACAAGAACCGCGAAGTGCTCTCTGTCTTGGGGTCCAACGTGAGCAAGTTGTTGCCCACCCCATCTGGCGCCAGCATCGTCAAGTTTGCTGTGGGTGATCCCGAAACCAAGGAAAACCAGGGCAGTGTGGTGCCCATCGAAAAAGCCAAGGCACATTTTCTCTTTGTGGCCTCGGAGGACGACCTCAACTGGGATAGCAAGGCCTTCATGGAGGGTATGGCGCAGCGACTGAAGCGTGAGGGGAAGAAGAACTTTGAGACCGTGTGCTACCCGAGAGCCGGACACCTGCTGGAGCCGCCCTATGGCCCTTACTGCCATGCAGGACTACACGGGATGCTCCGAGCACCCGTCCTGTGGGGGGGTGAGCCCAAAGCCCACATTGATGCCGAGGTCCACTTGTGGAAGAAGATTGAGAACTTTTTCAGAACTCGGCTGACCTCCAAATTATAG